TTAGAGTGGCAACCCTCTGCTACACCCTGCGAAAACAGCGTCGATGGTCGCTTCGACCAACGCATTGTGCGAGTTTTCGGCGCCGGACCTCAGAACCCTGTCTCGGGTCCCCGGCGGGCGTGGCAGGCGCGGGGGCGGCCCCCGCGAGCGGGCGCACGCCCGTCGTACGCCTGGGGGATCTTTGGCCACCGCGACCACGCCAGCCGCCCCTACCCTCATCGGTTCGGTGCAGCGTGCGCTGCGCCTGCTGGAGTCGGCGGGCACCCATCCGAACGGCGCCCCGGCGAAACAGCTTGCCCGGGAGGCCGGTCTTCCTCTCCCCACCGCCTATCACCTGCTGCGCACCCTGACTCATGAGGGCTATCTGCGCCGGGAGAATGGCGTGTTCTTCCTCGGTGACGCGGTCGACCACCTGGTGACAGGTAAAGCCGCGCAGGCCGACCGGGCCAGGCGCGTAATGATCGAGTCCATGGAACGCTGCCGCGATCTGATCGGGGCTCCGGTGTATTTCGCGGTCTACCGCGAGGGCGAGATCGAGATCGTCGCGGTGGCCGAGAGCCGCGCCGCGCCCGCCGTCGCCGAATGGGCCGCCTTCCCCGAGACCGGGCACGCGCACGCGATCGGCCAGTGTCTGCTGAGCCAGCTCGACGACGAGTCCCGCCGGGACCATCTGGACCGGCATCCCGTGGGTCCGCTCACTCCCTATTCCGTCGCCGACGGGCGCACACTGCTCTCGCGCCTCGGCGCCATGGGGCGGCGTACGGGACCGGTGGTGGAGCGCCAGGAGTACGCGCTGGGCCAAGCCTGCGCCGCCATACCTGTCAGGGCCGGGGAGACGGTCGCGGCGGTCGGGACGTCCGTGCCGTTGCGTCAGGAGAAGAGACTGCTTCCCGCTGTCGAACTGCTATGCAAAGAGATCGGAAGCACGATCGGCTCGCTGGAATTCTCTATCAGTATCTGAAATATCACTCCTTGTGATCTGTTACAGCGTCCTGGACGATTAAGAAGAGGAGCAAGGGGCATCAATACCGGACGTTTCGCCCCTGAAACCCTCGAAAGCCCACTGAATTTCTTTACTCTCCGTGACTCTCTGTCATCCATTGCGGGGTACTTGATGCGCGAGTTTGTTCAGGCCGAAGTCCTGATGAGTTTCCTTGTCTCCGAGGAGCTCTCATTCCGAATTCCCGTGGAACTCCGTTACGAGACGGCGGATCCCTACGCGGTGCGGATGACGTTCCATCTGCCCGGCGACGCCCCGGTCACCTGGGCCTTCGGCCGCGAGCTGCTGATCGACGGAATCAACGAGCCCAGCGGCGACGGCGACGTGTACATCTCGCCGACCGATCCCGAAGAGCTCTCCGACGTCCACATCAGGCTCCAGGTCGGCGCGGAGCACGCGCTGTTCCGGGCCAGCGCCCCGCCGCTCGTGGCCTTCCTCGACCGTACGGACCGGCTGGTCCCGCTCGGCCAGGAGATGGCGCTCGGGGACTTCGAGACCAAACTGGACGACACCCTCGGCCGCATCCTCGCCGAGGAGAACGCCGGCTGAGGGCCCCGGCCCGCGTGCCGCTACGCTTTCCGCCGCCGTCCACCGCGGCCGCCACCGCGCGGCGCCGAGGACTCCGGCCGGTCGGCCGAGACCACCAGCGCCGCCAGCGCAGTGGTCACCGGCACCGAAGCGACCAGACCGATCGACCCCACCAGGGTCCGGACGATCTCCTCGGCCACCAGCTCGCTGTTGGCCACCGTCCCCACGCTCGACTCCGCGATCGAGAAGAGCAGCAGCAGCGGCAGCGCCGCGCCCGCGTACGCCAGCACGAGCGTGTTGACCACGGACGCGATGTGGTCGCGGCCGATCCGGATACCCGCCCGGTAGAGCGCGCGGGGCCCCATGTCGGGGTCCGCCTGACGCAGCTCCCACACCGCCGACGTCTGGGTGACCGTCACATCGTCCAGCACACCGAGCGATCCGATGATCACACCGGCCAGCAGCAGACCGCTCATGTCGATCTCCGGGAACAGTCCGTGGATCAGCCCGGTGTTGTCGTCCGTGTTGCCCGTCAGACTCGCCCAGCCGATGAACAGCGAGCCCAGCAGCCCGATCAGCAGCAGGGAGATCAGGGTGCCGAGCACGGCGACGGACGTACGGGCGGTCAGACCGTGGCACAGATACAGCGCGATCAGCATGATGGCGCTCGCACCGACCACCGCGACGATCAGCGGGTTCGAACCCTGGAGGATCGCCGGCAGGATGAAAAGCGTCAGCACGGCGAACGAGATGACGAGTGCGACCAGCGCCATCAGCCCCCGCAGCCGGCCCACCACGATCACCGCGAGCGCGAAGAGCCCGGCCAGCAGCGCCATCGGCACCGTGCGGTCCACGTCCGTGACCGAGTACTGGAGATCCTTCGGCGCGTCCGGGGCATACGCCACCACTACGTCCTGTTTCACGTGAAACTGCCGCGGCGCGTCCGGCTGGACGACCTCGACGAATCTGCGCCCCTTGTCCTTGCCGCTCTTCACCTCCACCGTCGCCTTCTCGCAGTCGCCGTTCTGCGCGCGCTC
The nucleotide sequence above comes from Streptomyces sp. NBC_01716. Encoded proteins:
- a CDS encoding IclR family transcriptional regulator; the encoded protein is MATATTPAAPTLIGSVQRALRLLESAGTHPNGAPAKQLAREAGLPLPTAYHLLRTLTHEGYLRRENGVFFLGDAVDHLVTGKAAQADRARRVMIESMERCRDLIGAPVYFAVYREGEIEIVAVAESRAAPAVAEWAAFPETGHAHAIGQCLLSQLDDESRRDHLDRHPVGPLTPYSVADGRTLLSRLGAMGRRTGPVVERQEYALGQACAAIPVRAGETVAAVGTSVPLRQEKRLLPAVELLCKEIGSTIGSLEFSISI
- a CDS encoding SsgA family sporulation/cell division regulator, which translates into the protein MREFVQAEVLMSFLVSEELSFRIPVELRYETADPYAVRMTFHLPGDAPVTWAFGRELLIDGINEPSGDGDVYISPTDPEELSDVHIRLQVGAEHALFRASAPPLVAFLDRTDRLVPLGQEMALGDFETKLDDTLGRILAEENAG
- a CDS encoding YibE/F family protein, translated to MTPSPQTVDPHGHSHSHGPAAPVSRHLRKVIAAVLIPFATAVVVGLIVLWPGGAPAHERTGVGFDRQTQQGQVVKIEQVDCKDVNAAQVPSTGDTSAPQGREAERAQNGDCEKATVEVKSGKDKGRRFVEVVQPDAPRQFHVKQDVVVAYAPDAPKDLQYSVTDVDRTVPMALLAGLFALAVIVVGRLRGLMALVALVISFAVLTLFILPAILQGSNPLIVAVVGASAIMLIALYLCHGLTARTSVAVLGTLISLLLIGLLGSLFIGWASLTGNTDDNTGLIHGLFPEIDMSGLLLAGVIIGSLGVLDDVTVTQTSAVWELRQADPDMGPRALYRAGIRIGRDHIASVVNTLVLAYAGAALPLLLLFSIAESSVGTVANSELVAEEIVRTLVGSIGLVASVPVTTALAALVVSADRPESSAPRGGGRGGRRRKA